In one Frankiaceae bacterium genomic region, the following are encoded:
- a CDS encoding YjbQ family protein → MKTSVQRVRSGGSPAVVDLTPSAAAFVEGEGDGLLNVFVPHATAGVALMETGSGSEPDLAGAIDRLLPAED, encoded by the coding sequence ATGAAGACCTCCGTCCAGCGGGTCCGCTCTGGCGGCTCGCCCGCTGTCGTGGATCTCACCCCCTCTGCTGCCGCCTTCGTCGAGGGGGAGGGGGATGGGTTGCTGAACGTGTTCGTGCCGCATGCCACCGCCGGGGTGGCGCTGATGGAGACCGGATCGGGCAGCGAACCTGACCTGGCTGGAGCGATCGACCGACTGTTGCCGGCCGAGGACAT